One segment of Thermoanaerobacter kivui DNA contains the following:
- a CDS encoding LuxR C-terminal-related transcriptional regulator — protein sequence MGEVIRFDTHKGLFEQSWGRCLKRGLTPDKKLVALNNVKIVEDSKRYSLIKAFRKSIKDLKDINDFRNFIFLLTDKEGVILELNLPHVDIDFYLKKGMVLKKEIAGTNAVSLAIREKNIAVVRKEQHYIEDLKRLNCTAGPIFDKEGNLIGIVDISSENEFNDNLVAVVFLIARYIERNYQEFEMERIKKKFDEIDTKILKLTAEGKTDKEIAKTINMSLSNIKYHKRKIFKLLGTKNVKDCIYKATKLDLI from the coding sequence ATGGGGGAGGTCATAAGATTTGATACACATAAGGGTCTATTTGAACAGTCGTGGGGGAGATGTTTAAAAAGGGGCTTAACACCGGATAAAAAGTTAGTAGCGTTGAATAATGTAAAAATTGTTGAAGATAGCAAAAGGTATTCATTAATTAAAGCTTTTCGCAAAAGCATTAAAGATTTGAAAGATATTAATGATTTTAGAAACTTTATATTTTTGTTAACTGATAAAGAAGGTGTAATACTGGAATTAAACTTACCCCATGTCGATATCGATTTTTACTTAAAAAAGGGTATGGTATTAAAAAAAGAAATTGCAGGTACAAATGCAGTATCACTGGCGATAAGAGAGAAGAATATAGCGGTTGTGAGAAAAGAACAGCACTATATTGAAGATTTAAAAAGGTTAAATTGTACTGCTGGGCCTATTTTTGATAAAGAAGGAAATTTGATAGGGATAGTAGACATATCTTCTGAAAATGAGTTTAATGATAATTTAGTCGCAGTAGTATTTTTAATAGCAAGATATATAGAAAGAAATTACCAGGAATTTGAGATGGAAAGAATAAAGAAAAAATTTGACGAAATAGATACAAAGATACTCAAGCTTACGGCAGAAGGGAAAACAGATAAAGAAATTGCAAAAACAATTAATATGTCACTAAGCAATATAAAGTATCATAAAAGGAAAATTTTCAAACTATTAGGAACAAAAAATGTAAAGGATTGTATATACAAGGCAACAAAGTTAGATTTAATATAA
- the sigY gene encoding RNA polymerase sigma factor SigY, with protein sequence MEEKELIYKAKNGNKYALNELLSQNYNTLLGYCIKMTGKPMLAQDIVQETMLKAILNIKNFTPEVKFSTWLLKIATNTFKDYLKKHKNIELVEEIFSNTEEDVEETAMTNIQYSELMNILMKLPYEKRAVFILKHYYGYKYQEIAKIMDCSVGTVRSRLHNAIKEIMSEMGRRGIL encoded by the coding sequence ATGGAAGAGAAAGAACTAATATATAAAGCAAAAAATGGTAATAAATATGCTCTAAATGAGTTACTCTCCCAAAACTATAATACTTTATTAGGATATTGCATTAAAATGACAGGTAAACCGATGCTTGCCCAGGATATAGTACAGGAAACAATGCTCAAAGCTATTTTAAATATTAAAAATTTTACTCCTGAAGTCAAGTTCTCAACATGGCTTTTAAAAATCGCAACTAATACATTTAAAGATTATTTAAAAAAACACAAAAATATTGAACTTGTAGAAGAAATATTTTCAAATACTGAAGAAGATGTAGAAGAGACCGCTATGACAAATATTCAATACAGCGAACTAATGAATATTTTAATGAAACTGCCTTATGAGAAAAGAGCAGTATTCATTTTAAAACACTATTATGGATATAAATACCAAGAAATTGCGAAAATAATGGACTGCTCTGTTGGCACAGTACGGTCACGTTTACACAATGCTATAAAAGAAATAATGTCAGAAATGGGAAGAAGGGGTATATTGTGA
- a CDS encoding ABC transporter permease, whose amino-acid sequence MNTFKAYLKKEIIESWRHYKYLILLIGIVLFAILDPIILKLLPEMLKNEINGDLASLIQIDMKSAVQNYIKDLNQISLLIVLLTLMGTLSEEVSSQKLVFPYSKGANLSAIVISKILHYSVTLSIFIITGFAINYYYATTLFHNNVIAFNKILISSILMSTYYIFTITLLIFLSSILKKGIIAALSVLILHIVSAILVNIDKIAKFIPYNLISLANSFSTENNLTTIISAILYCIILFIFTMKIMKQN is encoded by the coding sequence ATGAACACCTTTAAAGCATATCTGAAAAAGGAAATAATAGAATCGTGGAGGCATTACAAATATCTAATACTTCTAATTGGCATTGTTCTATTTGCTATACTTGATCCTATAATCCTTAAATTGCTTCCAGAAATGCTTAAAAATGAAATAAATGGTGATTTAGCTTCTTTAATACAAATTGATATGAAATCTGCAGTACAAAATTATATAAAGGATTTAAATCAAATATCATTACTGATAGTGCTTTTAACACTCATGGGAACCCTAAGTGAAGAAGTGTCTTCACAAAAATTAGTATTCCCTTATTCTAAAGGTGCTAACCTTTCAGCTATTGTCATATCAAAAATACTTCATTATTCCGTTACTTTGTCAATTTTCATAATAACTGGATTTGCTATTAACTACTATTACGCAACAACACTTTTCCATAACAACGTCATAGCTTTCAATAAAATATTAATATCATCTATCTTAATGTCAACTTATTATATTTTCACAATAACATTGCTTATATTTTTGAGTAGCATTTTGAAAAAAGGTATAATAGCTGCATTATCAGTATTAATACTTCATATAGTCTCAGCAATATTAGTAAATATTGATAAAATAGCTAAATTTATTCCCTACAACTTAATCTCACTTGCGAATTCCTTTAGTACAGAAAATAATTTAACTACAATTATATCGGCAATACTATATTGCATAATATTGTTCATATTTACAATGAAAATAATGAAACAAAATTGA
- the mgtA gene encoding magnesium-translocating P-type ATPase → MIKIAKKNGFTDMILSQLIEFARKDVDEILAQLGTDIEGLTSEEAEDRLEMYGLNEVAHEKPDPWYIQLIKAFINPFIGILVFLAIVSYITDVLFTAPQDRDWSTIIIISIMVTVSGLLRFIQEYRSNVEAEKLKALVHTTAAVIRKDTGEREIKMEEIVPGDIIHLAAGDMVPADVRVITSKDLFINQATLSGESEPVEKYPDLKEEKRKAKDLNLSDLENICFMGTNVVSGSAIAVVLSTGDRTYFGSMAKSLVGHRAMTSFEKGINNVSKVLIKFMAVMFPIVFVINGLTKGNWLDALLFALAVAVGLTPEMLPMIVTTNLAKGAVTMAKHKTIVKRLDAIQNFGAMDILCTDKTGTLTLNKIVVEKHLDIHGNEDDRVLRHAYLNSYYQTGLRNLMDVAILEYGVEKGFNGLDKIYKKVDEIPFDFVRRRMSVVLESEGGKRQLVTKGAVEEVLSICEYAEYKGEVVPLTDEIRQEVREMVRKLNEDGMRVLAVAQKNDVPPEGVFSVADESKMVLMGYIGFLDPPKESAPYAIKALKEHGVDVKILTGDNEIVTKKICKEVGIAVENILLGNEIENMTDEELAEVAEKTTIFAKLSPMQKSRIIKALQSKGHIVGYMGDGINDASALREADVGISVDSAVDIAKESADIILLEKSLTVLEEGVVEGRRIFGNIMKYIAITSSSNFGNVFSVLVASAFLPFLPMQPLQLLFLNLTYDLSMTSVPWDTMDKEYIQKPRKWDAANIGNFMVWFGPTSSIFDITTYALMFFVIGPLVIGGSYFLLPEALKLQFVSLFQTGWFVESLWTQTMVVHMLRTEKIPFIQSIASWPLLLFTSAAVTVGTIVPFTSFGVKLGMTPLPAIYFLFLAATLLAYLTLAQYVKTRFVKKFGSLL, encoded by the coding sequence ATGATCAAAATCGCAAAGAAAAATGGCTTCACAGATATGATACTTTCTCAATTAATTGAGTTTGCCAGAAAAGATGTTGATGAAATTTTGGCACAATTAGGTACAGATATAGAAGGGCTGACTTCTGAGGAAGCAGAAGATAGGCTTGAAATGTATGGGTTAAATGAGGTAGCTCATGAAAAACCGGATCCTTGGTATATTCAATTGATTAAAGCATTTATAAATCCTTTCATAGGCATATTGGTATTTTTGGCAATTGTGTCATATATAACTGATGTGCTTTTTACTGCACCTCAAGACAGGGATTGGAGCACTATAATTATTATTTCTATAATGGTAACGGTTAGTGGGCTACTTCGTTTTATTCAAGAGTACCGTTCTAATGTAGAAGCTGAAAAACTAAAAGCTCTTGTCCACACAACTGCTGCAGTTATTCGCAAAGATACAGGTGAGAGAGAAATAAAAATGGAAGAAATAGTACCTGGTGATATAATACATTTGGCAGCAGGAGATATGGTACCTGCAGATGTTAGGGTTATTACTTCCAAGGACTTATTCATAAACCAAGCGACCTTGTCAGGAGAATCTGAACCAGTTGAGAAATATCCGGATTTAAAAGAAGAAAAAAGGAAAGCTAAGGATTTAAACCTCTCAGACTTAGAAAATATATGCTTTATGGGTACCAATGTAGTAAGTGGCTCTGCTATTGCTGTAGTTCTTTCAACAGGTGACCGTACTTATTTTGGTTCAATGGCAAAGTCCCTTGTAGGGCATAGGGCAATGACAAGTTTTGAAAAGGGTATTAACAATGTCAGCAAAGTGCTTATCAAGTTTATGGCAGTTATGTTTCCAATTGTTTTTGTGATAAATGGCCTTACAAAGGGTAATTGGTTGGATGCATTGCTTTTTGCCTTGGCTGTAGCTGTTGGACTTACTCCCGAAATGCTTCCAATGATAGTCACTACAAACCTTGCTAAAGGTGCTGTGACAATGGCAAAACATAAGACAATTGTCAAGAGATTAGATGCTATTCAAAATTTCGGAGCAATGGATATACTTTGTACTGATAAGACTGGCACTTTGACATTAAACAAAATAGTTGTAGAAAAACATCTTGATATACATGGAAATGAAGATGACAGAGTTTTAAGACATGCATATCTTAACAGTTATTATCAAACAGGTCTAAGGAACTTGATGGATGTAGCTATTTTAGAGTATGGAGTTGAAAAGGGCTTTAATGGTTTAGATAAAATATACAAAAAAGTTGATGAGATACCCTTTGATTTTGTAAGGCGAAGAATGTCTGTAGTTTTAGAGAGCGAAGGTGGGAAAAGGCAGCTTGTAACGAAAGGCGCCGTTGAAGAAGTGCTTTCCATCTGCGAATACGCTGAGTACAAAGGTGAAGTTGTTCCTTTGACAGATGAAATACGCCAAGAAGTAAGAGAAATGGTAAGAAAATTAAATGAAGACGGAATGAGGGTGCTTGCCGTAGCTCAAAAAAATGATGTTCCACCAGAGGGAGTTTTCAGTGTGGCGGATGAAAGTAAGATGGTTCTCATGGGTTATATAGGTTTTCTAGACCCGCCAAAAGAATCTGCACCTTATGCGATAAAAGCCTTAAAAGAACATGGAGTAGATGTAAAAATTCTTACTGGTGACAATGAAATAGTGACAAAGAAAATCTGTAAAGAAGTGGGGATTGCTGTAGAGAATATTCTATTAGGAAATGAAATAGAGAATATGACAGATGAAGAATTAGCAGAAGTAGCAGAAAAGACGACAATTTTTGCAAAACTTTCTCCTATGCAAAAATCGAGAATAATAAAGGCACTTCAGAGCAAAGGCCACATTGTTGGATATATGGGGGACGGTATCAATGATGCGTCTGCACTAAGAGAAGCCGATGTTGGAATTTCTGTTGACTCTGCAGTAGATATTGCAAAAGAGTCAGCAGATATAATACTTTTAGAAAAAAGTCTTACGGTATTAGAAGAGGGAGTTGTAGAAGGACGCAGAATTTTTGGAAATATTATGAAATACATTGCAATTACATCGAGTTCTAATTTTGGTAATGTATTTTCAGTTTTAGTAGCAAGTGCATTCTTGCCTTTTTTGCCAATGCAGCCATTGCAACTTCTTTTCCTTAATTTAACTTATGATTTGTCAATGACATCAGTGCCTTGGGATACAATGGATAAAGAGTATATACAAAAGCCAAGAAAATGGGATGCTGCAAATATAGGCAATTTCATGGTATGGTTTGGACCTACTAGTTCAATTTTTGATATAACCACTTATGCTTTGATGTTTTTTGTAATTGGTCCGTTGGTTATAGGTGGTTCTTACTTCTTGTTGCCTGAAGCACTTAAACTCCAATTTGTTTCACTTTTCCAAACAGGCTGGTTTGTAGAAAGCTTATGGACGCAAACAATGGTAGTTCACATGCTTAGGACCGAGAAGATTCCTTTTATACAAAGCATTGCTTCATGGCCACTATTACTTTTTACCTCAGCAGCTGTTACAGTAGGAACGATTGTGCCATTTACTTCTTTTGGAGTTAAACTTGGGATGACGCCTCTACCAGCAATATACTTCTTGTTCTTGGCAGCTACGCTTCTTGCATACTTGACTTTGGCGCAATACGTTAAAACGAGATTTGTAAAAAAATTTGGAAGTTTGCTGTAA
- a CDS encoding PLDc N-terminal domain-containing protein: MIDKLSNPELIKLLLPLAIIQLGLTVFSIYRLSKDKVKYLPKWAWFLIIIFGEILGCLIFLTIGRERE; encoded by the coding sequence ATGATTGATAAATTAAGCAATCCTGAATTAATAAAACTACTTCTTCCTTTAGCTATAATCCAGTTAGGACTTACTGTATTTTCAATTTACAGACTTTCAAAAGACAAAGTTAAATATCTTCCAAAATGGGCATGGTTTTTAATTATAATCTTTGGAGAAATATTAGGTTGCTTGATATTTTTAACTATAGGCAGGGAGAGAGAATAA
- a CDS encoding ABC transporter ATP-binding protein, whose protein sequence is MIKVFNLTKKYGKYEVLKGISFEVEKGNIYGLLGRNGAGKTTTMNILTGLIDYDEGEIYINGKMLNRNNRKLIDEIGYLPENPTFYNYMTGSEYLYFISKIRGIPHQKASTEVEELLNTVKLKEAANKKIQGYSRGMKQKLGLAVALLDNPEIIFLDEPTSALDPESRYDILNQILEMKKNGKTIFLSTHILSDAERVCDYVGILDKGKIIFSGRLKELKQKYIQPVYDIVFENLPTNAEEKLNNVKWIDDIKIENDIISIYVNDIEAAKKNILNEISKLSIPVISLQRRENTLEDIFIRMVKQNEHL, encoded by the coding sequence ATGATAAAAGTTTTTAATCTAACAAAAAAATACGGTAAATATGAAGTTTTAAAAGGGATAAGTTTTGAAGTTGAAAAAGGAAATATTTACGGCTTATTAGGGCGAAATGGTGCTGGTAAAACTACCACAATGAACATTTTAACAGGGCTTATTGATTATGATGAGGGAGAAATATATATAAATGGTAAAATGTTAAATAGAAATAATAGGAAACTAATTGACGAAATAGGATACCTTCCTGAAAATCCTACTTTTTATAACTACATGACTGGCAGCGAATACCTGTATTTTATAAGCAAAATAAGAGGTATTCCTCATCAAAAAGCTAGCACAGAAGTGGAAGAACTCCTTAATACAGTTAAATTAAAAGAAGCCGCCAACAAAAAAATACAAGGTTATTCAAGAGGAATGAAGCAAAAATTAGGACTGGCGGTGGCTCTTTTAGATAACCCTGAAATAATTTTTTTAGATGAACCTACATCTGCCTTAGATCCAGAAAGCAGATATGATATACTTAATCAAATCTTGGAAATGAAGAAAAATGGAAAAACCATATTCTTATCTACCCATATATTAAGTGATGCTGAGAGAGTTTGCGACTATGTTGGCATACTTGATAAAGGTAAAATTATCTTTTCAGGAAGATTAAAAGAATTAAAGCAAAAATATATTCAGCCTGTGTATGATATTGTCTTTGAAAATTTACCTACCAATGCTGAAGAAAAACTTAATAATGTAAAATGGATTGATGATATTAAAATAGAGAATGATATTATAAGTATTTACGTAAATGACATTGAAGCAGCAAAAAAGAATATCCTCAATGAAATATCAAAACTTAGTATACCTGTTATATCACTGCAAAGAAGAGAAAATACTCTAGAGGACATATTTATAAGGATGGTGAAGCAAAATGAACACCTTTAA
- a CDS encoding IS3 family transposase (programmed frameshift), which translates to MNKRRNFTPEQKAKIVLDVLREEKTLNEISAEYEIHPNMISRWKAEFVNNAAKVFSKETDELEKVKKSYEKEKEELLKQIGQLSYENAWLKKKNLANSKSREERMKMIDRGDKKLSISRQAELLSINRTNLYYKPVPTSDEEYMIKRIIDEVYTAHPEYGYRRMTTILRRDYGILINRKRTRRYTREMGIHGFCPGPNLSKRLHSKYLYPYLLKGLNIDHPNQVWSIDITYCRMKRGFMYLVAIIDWYSRYIVGYGLSSTLEHTFVIDTLKKAIKRHGAPEIINSDQGSQFTCEDYINLLKENKIKISMDSKGRALDNHRIERFFRSYKGEKLYLEDCETGHQLRKITQEYIEYYNNRRPHQSLENRTPAEYYYRKSNILVQVG; encoded by the exons ATGAATAAGAGAAGAAATTTTACACCAGAACAAAAAGCAAAAATTGTATTAGATGTATTACGAGAAGAAAAAACGCTTAATGAAATATCTGCTGAATATGAAATACATCCGAATATGATTAGTCGCTGGAAAGCAGAATTTGTCAATAATGCAGCAAAGGTGTTTAGCAAAGAAACCGACGAGTTAGAAAAGGTCAAAAAATCATATGAAAAGGAGAAGGAGGAATTATTGAAACAAATAGGGCAGCTCTCTTATGAGAATGCCTGGCTTAA AAAAAAAAATCTGGCCAATTCTAAATCTCGTGAGGAACGCATGAAAATGATTGATAGGGGTGATAAAAAGCTTAGTATTAGCAGACAGGCTGAGCTCTTAAGTATTAATCGCACAAACCTTTATTACAAGCCTGTACCAACAAGCGATGAAGAATACATGATTAAGCGTATCATTGATGAGGTCTATACAGCCCATCCCGAATATGGATATCGCAGAATGACAACTATACTAAGGAGGGATTATGGAATTCTTATCAACCGTAAAAGGACTCGCCGTTACACGCGGGAGATGGGCATACACGGATTTTGCCCTGGACCAAATCTTAGTAAGAGACTGCATAGCAAATACCTATATCCATACTTATTAAAAGGACTAAACATTGATCATCCTAATCAAGTATGGTCAATAGATATAACATATTGTCGGATGAAGCGAGGCTTTATGTATTTAGTAGCTATTATAGACTGGTATTCCAGGTATATTGTAGGATATGGGCTGTCTAGTACACTTGAACATACATTCGTCATTGATACACTCAAAAAAGCCATAAAGCGGCATGGAGCACCAGAAATCATAAACAGTGACCAAGGTTCACAGTTTACTTGTGAAGACTATATAAACTTGCTGAAAGAAAATAAAATAAAAATATCTATGGATAGTAAAGGTAGGGCATTGGACAATCATCGTATAGAACGATTTTTCAGGAGCTACAAGGGGGAGAAGCTTTACCTAGAAGACTGCGAAACTGGGCATCAGCTAAGAAAAATAACACAAGAATATATTGAATACTACAACAACAGGAGACCACACCAGTCATTAGAGAATAGAACACCTGCTGAATATTACTACAGAAAATCTAATATTCTTGTGCAAGTTGGTTAA
- a CDS encoding YdcF family protein codes for MKLLLRFIGILIVIFVTVVITLEYQIISFSLYEKPKKSDVIIVLGCAVYGKTPSPFFKERLDEALRLYKEGYGKYIIVSGGKGPGENISEAEAGKEYLLKNGIPEKIILTDNKSLSTYENLFFSKKIMDKNSLKTAIIISNKFHLKRASVIAKRIGIDASYSGVFLKRYMLSDEAYGFLREIPALLYTYLKE; via the coding sequence ATGAAATTATTATTGAGGTTTATAGGGATTTTAATAGTAATTTTTGTTACAGTGGTAATAACATTAGAATATCAGATAATTTCTTTTTCACTTTATGAAAAACCAAAAAAATCTGATGTGATAATAGTTTTAGGCTGTGCAGTATATGGAAAGACGCCAAGTCCTTTTTTCAAAGAAAGGCTTGATGAGGCTTTGAGACTTTATAAAGAAGGGTATGGTAAGTATATAATAGTCTCTGGAGGAAAAGGTCCTGGAGAGAATATTTCGGAAGCTGAGGCAGGAAAAGAATATCTTTTAAAAAATGGCATACCTGAAAAGATTATTTTAACTGATAATAAATCTCTTTCTACATATGAAAATTTATTTTTTTCCAAGAAAATTATGGATAAAAATTCATTAAAAACAGCAATAATTATTTCAAATAAATTTCATTTAAAAAGGGCAAGTGTAATAGCAAAGCGTATTGGAATAGATGCAAGTTATTCTGGGGTCTTCTTAAAAAGATATATGTTGAGTGATGAAGCTTATGGTTTTTTACGTGAAATACCTGCACTTTTATATACATATTTAAAGGAATGA
- the thiT gene encoding energy-coupled thiamine transporter ThiT, which translates to MSYIISIFSDFAKIKPVTLSIILAILLAAFLLYLMRKSVKFDTKMLVYGALSIAISFVLSYIRFYHWPQGGSITPASMLPLFIFAYYYGPGPGVIVGMAYGLLQLIQDPFIVQWVQVLLDYPLAFGALGLAGFFRKNLSLGILVGGFGRFFSHFLSGVFFFASYAPKGMSPIVYSLLVNGSIIGVEVAICFAVSLIPQVRNAIEEIKKKAIA; encoded by the coding sequence ATGTCTTACATTATAAGTATATTTTCTGATTTTGCTAAAATAAAACCGGTGACATTGTCGATTATATTGGCAATTTTGCTGGCAGCTTTTCTTCTATATCTAATGAGGAAAAGTGTTAAGTTTGACACAAAAATGTTGGTATATGGGGCACTTTCAATTGCTATTTCTTTTGTGCTGTCATATATAAGGTTTTACCATTGGCCACAGGGTGGTTCCATAACGCCTGCCAGCATGCTTCCACTTTTTATATTTGCGTATTATTATGGACCAGGTCCTGGCGTCATTGTTGGTATGGCATATGGACTTTTGCAACTTATTCAAGACCCCTTTATAGTCCAATGGGTGCAAGTACTTCTCGACTATCCTTTGGCTTTTGGTGCATTAGGACTTGCTGGCTTTTTTAGAAAAAACCTGAGTTTGGGAATTTTAGTCGGTGGATTTGGACGATTTTTCTCTCACTTTTTATCCGGAGTATTCTTTTTTGCAAGCTATGCGCCAAAAGGAATGAGTCCTATAGTTTATTCACTTTTAGTTAATGGAAGCATAATAGGTGTAGAAGTGGCAATATGTTTTGCAGTTTCACTAATTCCTCAAGTTAGAAATGCTATCGAGGAAATTAAAAAGAAAGCAATTGCTTAA
- a CDS encoding phosphatase PAP2 family protein has translation MQIKRVLLDKDKNIFFYINERIKCNILDKIMPKITHIGGPFFTIFSCLFLVFFGKNNVKASALEALTALVSSHLFVQLLKRKYTRPRPYMVLANTNTFKYLLKDYSFPSGHATASFSLAMTFSMFFPSLAVFFISLAVLVGISRIYIGLHYPSDVLMGSTIGITFSYLTHFIGTKLFL, from the coding sequence ATGCAAATAAAAAGAGTGCTTCTTGACAAAGACAAAAACATTTTTTTCTATATAAACGAAAGAATAAAATGTAATATATTGGACAAAATAATGCCCAAAATAACTCATATAGGCGGTCCTTTCTTTACAATATTTTCTTGCTTATTTTTAGTATTTTTCGGAAAAAACAATGTGAAAGCCTCTGCTTTAGAAGCTTTAACCGCGCTTGTAAGCAGTCATTTGTTTGTTCAACTCTTAAAAAGAAAATACACAAGACCAAGGCCTTATATGGTATTGGCTAATACAAATACTTTTAAATATCTTTTAAAAGATTATTCTTTTCCTTCAGGTCATGCTACTGCCAGTTTTTCACTTGCTATGACTTTTTCGATGTTTTTTCCAAGCCTTGCAGTGTTCTTTATTTCGCTGGCAGTACTTGTAGGGATTTCAAGGATATACATTGGACTGCATTATCCTTCAGATGTATTAATGGGCTCAACGATAGGTATTACTTTTTCTTATCTAACCCATTTTATAGGTACAAAGTTGTTTTTGTAA
- a CDS encoding ArsR/SmtB family transcription factor codes for MPPSLPLGISRPLLYIHLRKLEEAGLVKASMEISSDGKATKYYELTHFDMRLTPQMLYEISKEINLENEKSQ; via the coding sequence ATGCCACCTTCACTCCCTTTAGGCATAAGCAGACCTCTTTTATACATCCATCTTCGCAAATTAGAAGAAGCAGGGCTTGTAAAAGCAAGTATGGAAATATCCAGTGATGGAAAAGCCACAAAATATTATGAATTAACTCATTTTGATATGAGACTAACACCTCAAATGCTTTATGAAATCTCTAAAGAAATTAATTTAGAAAATGAAAAATCTCAATAA
- a CDS encoding zinc ribbon domain-containing protein — MSKNTLILIIVIPLLFLQALWIFMDAKKRGEKYYWVWGIFGLLNIPTSLIIYLFVTRYGYLKCPNCGKTVRNDYKFCPYCGTSLKKTCPKCGAEIKDDWKYCPECSTKLK, encoded by the coding sequence ATGTCCAAAAACACATTAATTTTAATAATTGTAATACCCCTATTATTTCTTCAAGCTTTATGGATTTTTATGGATGCAAAAAAACGTGGTGAAAAATACTACTGGGTATGGGGGATTTTTGGACTCCTAAATATACCTACCTCTTTAATCATATACCTTTTTGTAACAAGGTATGGATATCTTAAATGTCCTAATTGTGGAAAAACAGTAAGAAATGATTACAAATTCTGTCCTTATTGTGGTACTTCTTTAAAGAAAACATGTCCAAAATGTGGAGCCGAAATAAAAGATGATTGGAAATACTGTCCTGAATGTTCAACAAAATTAAAATAA